The following coding sequences are from one Candidatus Anstonellales archaeon window:
- a CDS encoding DNA-directed RNA polymerase subunit RpoH/Rpb5 C-terminal domain-containing protein, with amino-acid sequence MRKDPPIMHNLVPQHELLNAEEKEKLFLQLHCGPGNLPKIKKDDPALKLFGISASVGDVVRITRKEPTGVTFYYRVVTD; translated from the coding sequence ATGAGAAAAGACCCTCCCATTATGCATAACCTAGTCCCTCAACACGAACTTCTTAATGCGGAGGAAAAAGAGAAATTGTTTTTGCAACTTCATTGTGGGCCCGGTAATCTTCCCAAGATAAAGAAAGATGACCCGGCACTCAAACTCTTTGGTATCTCTGCGTCGGTTGGCGACGTGGTAAGAATTACAAGAAAAGAGCCTACGGGGGTTACTTTCTATTATAGAGTCGTTACTGATTAA